One window from the genome of Planococcus sp. MSAK28401 encodes:
- a CDS encoding site-specific integrase — translation MLKEYAEYRRGNNIKEQTLKYEIEQLHIFLAFVTNFAGRKLEPFEIKPLHVKKYLDHEKEIKQVTDTTIKRKLSTIRQYFHFLWEVGKVPNDFMPKVKYEYNIPEKVGSTNYQELLAKKKQILSNSKLLLNDKLYFLLTLKGIKLQDIERLTTENVVDAGNKIVVRFENSQGYFVKYNFYDESDIAVFIQAIERATFRDHTLLVASTNRKEANYLRHNLKEINDRLYKVINAHFRGEEIRSSYIHFLYKVEQKSLEEMAEMLGTSVTSITNTLKVVLERYKHMDYNKATN, via the coding sequence ATGCTTAAAGAATATGCTGAATATCGACGAGGTAATAACATCAAGGAACAAACCTTAAAGTACGAAATTGAACAGCTGCATATCTTTTTAGCTTTCGTTACAAATTTCGCTGGCCGAAAACTCGAACCATTCGAGATTAAGCCCCTCCACGTCAAGAAATACTTAGATCATGAGAAAGAAATTAAACAGGTGACAGATACTACGATAAAGAGAAAATTGTCTACGATTAGACAGTACTTTCATTTTTTATGGGAAGTCGGTAAAGTCCCCAATGACTTTATGCCCAAAGTAAAATATGAATACAATATTCCTGAAAAGGTTGGTTCTACAAACTACCAAGAGTTACTTGCAAAGAAAAAGCAAATTCTCTCTAACTCTAAGTTGTTATTAAACGATAAGCTCTATTTCCTCCTCACACTAAAAGGCATAAAACTCCAAGATATTGAGCGTCTAACTACAGAAAATGTCGTTGATGCAGGAAATAAAATTGTTGTTCGTTTTGAAAATAGTCAAGGATACTTCGTTAAGTATAATTTTTATGACGAATCGGATATAGCTGTATTTATTCAAGCGATTGAGAGAGCTACATTTAGAGATCATACGCTGCTGGTTGCTTCCACCAATAGAAAAGAAGCTAACTACCTACGACACAATCTAAAAGAAATTAATGACCGATTGTATAAAGTGATAAACGCTCATTTCCGAGGGGAAGAAATTCGTTCCTCGTATATCCATTTTCTTTACAAAGTCGAGCAAAAGTCACTGGAAGAAATGGCGGAAATGCTTGGTACATCAGTCACTTCGATCACGAATACTCTTAAAGTTGTCCTTGAACGTTATAAACACATGGACTATAATAAAGCTACTAACTAA
- a CDS encoding ThiF family adenylyltransferase, translating to MINLLDSAKTDYSTKKGIYPFIVQIGTGGTGGYLVQHIAQLLGTSKRAATYVIADPDVIEEKNLGNQLFLASEVGLKKADVLASRYSYAYNIDIRSKTTGYIESVEDVLELFNTDYLTDISYSDILMPIVIGCVDNNYTRKVIHDFIKENAGIYIDAGNESTVVPADWQTRSKAQWTEDELKAFNESGWSGQIVTGLNLNLAKLPTVADAFPDILETDDQERPSSLSCTELTASEPQRLIVNKFSALAILSVLTEIVEDMTLSSHITFFQAKKGYMRSTEAIKQTKEPHSL from the coding sequence ATGATTAACCTTCTGGATTCAGCAAAAACGGATTACTCTACCAAAAAAGGCATTTATCCATTTATCGTTCAAATCGGGACAGGTGGTACGGGTGGTTATCTCGTTCAGCATATTGCACAATTGCTTGGAACAAGTAAACGCGCCGCTACTTATGTTATTGCCGATCCCGACGTGATTGAAGAGAAGAATTTGGGGAATCAATTGTTTTTAGCTTCAGAAGTTGGATTGAAAAAAGCTGACGTGCTTGCATCCCGCTATTCTTATGCTTACAACATTGATATTCGCAGCAAAACCACGGGCTATATTGAATCAGTAGAAGATGTGTTAGAACTTTTTAACACGGACTACTTAACAGACATTTCCTATTCGGATATCTTAATGCCGATTGTGATCGGATGTGTTGATAACAACTATACCCGCAAAGTGATTCACGATTTCATAAAGGAAAATGCAGGTATATATATTGATGCTGGAAATGAATCTACTGTGGTCCCTGCTGACTGGCAAACGCGCTCGAAAGCTCAATGGACCGAAGATGAATTAAAAGCGTTCAACGAAAGCGGATGGAGCGGTCAAATTGTCACTGGCTTGAATCTGAACCTTGCTAAGCTACCAACTGTAGCAGATGCCTTTCCAGATATTCTTGAAACAGATGACCAAGAACGACCTAGCTCTTTATCCTGTACAGAACTAACCGCTAGCGAACCACAACGACTAATCGTTAATAAATTCTCTGCATTAGCTATTTTAAGCGTGCTGACGGAGATTGTAGAAGATATGACCCTAAGTAGTCACATTACTTTCTTTCAAGCTAAGAAAGGCTATATGCGCTCTACAGAGGCGATTAAACAGACTAAAGAACCGCATTCCTTATAG
- the dnaN gene encoding DNA polymerase III subunit beta gives MKFTLTKDAIQQAMQKLRPVLNAKGTIPILSGIKVEAMDDCIVLTASNASESIIHRILPNGETTMIDTAGAAVLTKEAFEVTSKLSGEITFELVDKNLQVTQGKKTSLSFTTMAAEDYPKIGANPTSAPIVLTGQKFSELISRTVFAVAKTETRPVLTGVNLQVGETLQAISTDSHRLAKVTIPLEEKLEEVSVTIPGKMLDHALKAFDLSKDILLSIDTSQIAMANGNTIYYSRLLEGNYPDTQRLIPTTFDGELTVDAKEFTESLQLLSTLSSEGVIKLEVDGLFVKLDSKNETAKGHRELSFIEYTGEAGFTVSFSSGFLLEALKRIDSDAVKLNFCGAQRPFTVEGVNEKTKQVQLILPVRTY, from the coding sequence ATGAAATTCACACTAACTAAAGATGCTATCCAACAAGCTATGCAAAAACTCCGTCCGGTTCTGAACGCTAAAGGTACGATTCCAATTTTGTCAGGAATTAAAGTAGAAGCAATGGACGATTGTATTGTGCTAACAGCCAGTAACGCCAGCGAAAGTATCATTCATCGCATTCTTCCAAATGGAGAAACAACAATGATTGACACTGCAGGAGCGGCTGTTCTTACAAAAGAAGCTTTTGAAGTTACATCTAAACTTAGTGGAGAAATCACATTCGAGCTTGTTGACAAAAACCTACAGGTGACTCAAGGAAAGAAAACCTCTTTGAGCTTCACGACAATGGCAGCTGAGGATTATCCGAAGATCGGAGCCAATCCTACGTCAGCGCCAATTGTTCTAACGGGCCAAAAGTTCTCTGAACTTATCTCCCGAACGGTTTTTGCAGTTGCCAAAACAGAAACTCGCCCTGTTTTAACAGGCGTGAATCTACAGGTTGGCGAAACCCTGCAAGCAATCTCGACTGATAGCCATCGGTTAGCAAAAGTCACTATTCCTTTGGAAGAGAAATTGGAGGAAGTATCGGTTACGATTCCTGGTAAAATGCTGGATCACGCATTAAAAGCATTTGACCTTTCCAAAGATATTCTCTTATCAATTGATACCTCGCAAATCGCGATGGCCAACGGGAATACGATCTATTACTCTCGCTTGTTGGAAGGCAACTATCCTGACACACAGCGTTTGATTCCGACAACTTTTGATGGCGAATTGACAGTAGACGCTAAAGAATTCACTGAATCTCTTCAGTTGCTATCGACTCTTTCCTCAGAAGGCGTAATCAAGCTAGAAGTGGATGGACTTTTTGTAAAGCTGGATTCAAAAAACGAAACCGCTAAAGGACATCGTGAGCTTTCATTTATTGAATACACGGGTGAAGCCGGATTCACAGTTTCTTTCTCTTCTGGGTTTTTGCTTGAAGCTCTGAAACGAATCGATTCAGATGCTGTTAAGCTGAACTTTTGTGGAGCCCAGCGCCCATTCACTGTAGAGGGAGTTAACGAAAAAACAAAGCAAGTACAATTGATCTTGCCAGTGAGAACATATTAA
- a CDS encoding Rad52/Rad22 family DNA repair protein, with product MENTKVMEGLKAPFSYDEIEWKVQSATERNGEISILVVPYLNARVIMDRLDTTCGALWKSDFKQMIIETAKGQKQGFSCILSIKIEGEWISRVDGAEISDIESIKGGYSNALKRAAVQWGIGRYLYDLPNFWVPLQKKGKCNVYGYFKISGEKRQISGKFNPPTIPAKFLPEGCKQSNNQEQRTETFDSSTTTAHLDQSNEKPKDRTGKSADMASSMTEKSPLEHTISLFKSLSIGVEFVPGLMKKITGERMQIGEATEEQLREVAKVLIPVKKYIEYCQSLKLTEDEMLYYAQITLHEKLESHLSLLLKMDKTICNETIQLIQEDRKAVQPA from the coding sequence ATGGAGAACACAAAAGTTATGGAGGGATTGAAAGCACCATTTAGTTATGATGAAATCGAATGGAAAGTTCAATCTGCTACCGAGAGAAACGGAGAAATCTCAATACTTGTTGTCCCTTATCTAAATGCTCGCGTTATTATGGATCGCTTAGATACAACTTGCGGAGCTCTTTGGAAATCGGACTTCAAGCAAATGATTATCGAGACCGCAAAAGGACAGAAACAAGGATTCAGTTGTATTTTGTCCATCAAAATCGAAGGAGAATGGATCTCACGAGTTGATGGAGCAGAAATTTCAGACATTGAATCAATTAAAGGCGGCTATTCCAATGCCCTCAAACGAGCAGCAGTTCAATGGGGCATCGGCCGATATTTGTATGACCTCCCTAATTTTTGGGTACCGTTACAGAAAAAAGGCAAATGTAACGTGTATGGTTATTTCAAAATTTCGGGAGAGAAAAGACAAATCAGCGGTAAATTTAACCCGCCTACTATTCCTGCGAAGTTCTTGCCTGAAGGATGTAAGCAATCCAACAACCAAGAACAGCGAACAGAGACTTTTGATTCTAGCACTACAACGGCACATCTCGACCAATCAAATGAAAAGCCAAAAGACCGTACTGGAAAATCAGCTGATATGGCATCGAGTATGACCGAGAAATCTCCTTTGGAGCATACAATTTCCTTATTCAAGTCGCTTTCAATCGGTGTCGAGTTTGTACCTGGACTCATGAAGAAAATTACCGGTGAGCGGATGCAAATAGGGGAAGCTACCGAAGAACAATTAAGAGAAGTTGCCAAAGTATTAATCCCCGTCAAAAAGTACATTGAGTATTGTCAAAGTCTAAAATTGACGGAAGATGAAATGCTGTATTACGCGCAAATTACTCTACACGAGAAACTGGAAAGCCATTTGAGCCTATTGCTTAAAATGGACAAAACCATTTGTAATGAAACGATTCAGCTGATCCAAGAAGACCGTAAAGCGGTTCAACCAGCTTAA